A portion of the Marinobacter alexandrii genome contains these proteins:
- the kbl gene encoding glycine C-acetyltransferase: MYKSLKPRLEKEIEEIKEAGLYKQERVIASPQSADIVLQNGSEVINFCANNYLGLSSHPKVIESAKTSIDSHGFGMSSVRFICGTQDIHKELEQKISEFLGMEDTILYAAAFDANGGVFEPLLGPEDAIISDSLNHASIIDGVRLCKAQRYRYKNNDMADLEEQLKAASGAKVKIIVTDGVFSMDGTIAQLDKICDLADKYDALVMTDECHSTGFIGKTGRGVHEYRNCMDRVDIITGTLGKALGGASGGFTSAKKEIVDILRQRSRPYLFSNTLAPSITGASIAVIDMLSETTELRDKLEANTKYFREQMTEAGFDIKPGEHPIVPIMLYDAKLSQEMAAKLLEKGIYVIGFYFPVVPKDQARIRVQISAVHDREHLDKAIKAFTEVGKELGVI; the protein is encoded by the coding sequence ATGTACAAATCATTAAAGCCAAGACTAGAGAAAGAAATTGAAGAAATAAAAGAGGCTGGTCTCTATAAGCAAGAACGAGTAATTGCATCACCTCAATCTGCGGATATTGTGCTTCAGAATGGATCTGAAGTAATCAATTTCTGTGCGAATAACTACCTAGGTCTATCTTCACATCCTAAAGTGATTGAATCTGCAAAGACATCTATAGACTCCCATGGTTTTGGAATGTCGTCAGTTCGCTTTATCTGTGGAACGCAGGATATTCATAAAGAGCTTGAGCAAAAAATTTCGGAATTTCTTGGAATGGAAGATACCATTTTATATGCTGCAGCTTTTGACGCAAACGGCGGTGTATTTGAGCCTCTTTTGGGTCCCGAGGATGCAATTATCTCTGATTCATTGAATCATGCATCAATCATTGATGGTGTAAGATTGTGTAAGGCACAACGTTACCGATATAAAAATAATGATATGGCTGACCTAGAGGAACAATTAAAAGCCGCTTCAGGAGCGAAAGTGAAAATCATTGTCACAGATGGTGTCTTCTCCATGGATGGCACAATAGCACAGCTAGATAAAATCTGTGATCTGGCTGATAAATATGATGCCTTAGTTATGACTGACGAGTGTCATTCCACTGGGTTTATAGGAAAAACAGGACGTGGGGTACATGAATATCGAAATTGTATGGATCGAGTGGATATCATTACAGGAACACTGGGTAAAGCTCTTGGGGGAGCCTCTGGAGGTTTTACCTCTGCGAAAAAAGAAATTGTAGACATCCTTCGTCAACGATCCAGACCCTATTTGTTTTCCAATACCTTGGCACCATCTATCACCGGAGCATCAATTGCTGTGATTGATATGCTAAGCGAGACCACAGAGCTTAGAGACAAACTGGAAGCCAATACTAAGTATTTCAGAGAGCAAATGACAGAAGCTGGGTTTGATATCAAACCAGGAGAGCATCCTATCGTACCAATCATGCTATATGATGCTAAACTTTCTCAAGAAATGGCGGCTAAACTTCTTGAAAAAGGTATATATGTGATTGGCTTCTACTTCCCTGTAGTTCCAAAAGATCAAGCAAGGATTCGCGTACAAATTTCTGCGGTTCACGATCGTGAACACCTGGATAAAGCGATCAAGGCGTTTACTGAAGTGGGTAAGGAATTAGGGGTTATTTAG
- a CDS encoding NAD-dependent epimerase/dehydratase family protein — protein MDKILIIGACGQLGTELTLKLRELKGTESIIASDLLDDPIDLLSDGPYEKLNIMNKESFHIILEKHNITQVYHLAAVLSAKGEQNPHFAWQLNMESLLTVLEAGKDKLKKIYWPSSIAVFGPDTPKENTPQNTVMAPNTVYGISKLAGERWCEYYFENYGVDVRSLRYPGLIGYKALPGGGTTDYAVDIFHKAIVGEKYECFLSEDTILPMMYMDDAVKATIDLMETDAENVKIRSSHNLGAMSFSPKEITIEIQKHYPDFEVTYNPDFRQKIADSWPGSIDDSAARNDWNWQHSFGLKELTETMITNLKDTIVFD, from the coding sequence ATGGATAAAATCCTGATAATAGGTGCTTGTGGACAGCTTGGAACCGAACTTACATTGAAGCTCAGAGAGCTAAAGGGAACTGAGAGTATTATTGCTTCAGATCTTTTGGATGATCCAATCGATTTGTTGAGTGATGGTCCGTATGAAAAGCTCAATATTATGAACAAGGAGTCATTTCATATTATTCTAGAAAAACACAACATAACCCAAGTATACCATTTAGCGGCAGTGCTTTCAGCTAAAGGAGAGCAAAATCCACATTTTGCCTGGCAATTAAATATGGAAAGCCTTTTGACGGTTCTCGAGGCTGGAAAGGACAAGTTGAAAAAGATTTATTGGCCAAGCTCCATTGCTGTATTTGGACCGGATACCCCAAAGGAAAATACACCACAGAATACAGTCATGGCTCCAAATACGGTTTACGGAATTTCCAAGTTGGCTGGCGAGCGATGGTGCGAATATTATTTTGAAAACTATGGAGTCGATGTTAGGAGCTTAAGATACCCAGGACTTATAGGGTATAAAGCTTTGCCTGGTGGAGGTACTACAGACTATGCAGTAGATATTTTTCATAAAGCAATAGTTGGAGAAAAATATGAGTGCTTCTTGTCTGAAGATACTATACTTCCTATGATGTATATGGATGATGCAGTGAAAGCCACTATTGATCTTATGGAGACAGATGCTGAGAATGTAAAGATTCGAAGCTCACATAATCTTGGAGCGATGAGTTTTAGTCCAAAAGAAATCACAATAGAAATCCAGAAGCATTATCCTGATTTTGAGGTTACTTACAATCCTGATTTTCGTCAAAAAATAGCTGATAGCTGGCCTGGAAGTATAGATGATAGTGCGGCAAGAAATGACTGGAACTGGCAACATTCCTTTGGGTTGAAAGAGCTAACAGAGACGATGATCACCAACCTCAAAGACACAATTGTTTTTGATTAA
- a CDS encoding enoyl-CoA hydratase-related protein, producing the protein MESYENLALDLVDGILTITINRESKMNALNRATMLEIRDAFQYIQDNPKDIRGVVLTGAGEKAFVAGADISEFAGLSEMHARKFAEEGQEIFQSIENCHTPVVAVVNGFALGGGCELAMSAHMRIAVSTAKFGQPEVNLGLIPGYGGTQRLTQLIGKARAFEFLMSADMILAERAEQLGLANYVESDKAAAHSKAVELLGKITSKAPIAIGLVIDSVNAYYETGVNGYQTEANAFAGCFGTEDFKEGVAAFSEKRKADFKGE; encoded by the coding sequence ATGGAATCGTACGAAAATTTGGCATTAGACTTAGTTGATGGCATTCTTACCATTACCATCAACAGAGAAAGTAAAATGAATGCACTTAATCGAGCAACAATGCTCGAAATTCGTGATGCATTTCAATATATACAGGATAACCCAAAAGATATTAGAGGGGTAGTGCTAACGGGTGCAGGAGAAAAGGCTTTCGTAGCAGGTGCGGATATCAGTGAATTTGCAGGTCTAAGTGAAATGCATGCTAGAAAATTTGCAGAAGAAGGGCAGGAAATTTTTCAATCCATAGAAAACTGCCATACCCCAGTGGTTGCTGTAGTCAATGGATTTGCTCTGGGCGGTGGTTGTGAGCTTGCAATGTCTGCTCACATGCGAATTGCGGTGAGCACTGCAAAGTTCGGTCAACCCGAAGTGAACCTGGGACTGATTCCAGGCTATGGAGGAACCCAAAGATTGACTCAACTTATAGGAAAGGCTAGAGCTTTTGAATTCTTAATGAGCGCAGATATGATCTTAGCAGAAAGAGCAGAACAACTCGGACTTGCTAATTATGTGGAGTCAGACAAAGCGGCAGCTCATAGTAAAGCAGTTGAGCTTCTGGGAAAGATTACCTCGAAAGCCCCTATAGCAATAGGGTTAGTGATAGATTCAGTTAATGCATATTATGAGACTGGAGTGAATGGTTATCAAACAGAAGCGAATGCGTTTGCGGGATGCTTTGGTACTGAAGATTTCAAAGAAGGCGTGGCAGCTTTTTCAGAAAAACGAAAAGCTGATTTTAAAGGCGAATAA
- a CDS encoding oligosaccharide flippase family protein, giving the protein MSILKKLASQTAIYGLSSVLGRMLNYLLVPLYTSVFVPSEYGIVTELYAYVAFLNILYIYGLETAYFRFSTKEKGNHYFNLAFSSILISSLLFSGSIWVFSGTIAALLEYPDKAYLIQWLGMILAIDAIVAIPFARLRQAGKASRFAIFKLTNICVNIFLNVFFIIICPQILAADLNSTVRNIYNPELGVGYVFLSNLIANALYLLFFIPDWLKIKLSFNSKEWKSMMKYAWPVLIIGFAGVINEMLSRAILKYRLPSEFYEGYSNLEILGIFGACYKLSVFMALAVQAFRYSFEPFFFTQAKEKNSPQVFSQVMTYFVLFGAFSWLVLCTFMPYYAPLFLRQESYLMALDAVPWLLGGGLFLGIFYNLSLWYKLTDKTLYGAYIGMIGAFTTFILNWLLIPIIGYLGSAIATFASYLLMVIVSYTWGMKHYPIPYQTIKVVGYIILAGLGIVIDQFTQKSIWKSVLIVLIFLTLSIILERKSFTRLRNS; this is encoded by the coding sequence TTGTCGATACTTAAAAAATTAGCAAGCCAAACTGCTATTTACGGTTTGAGTAGTGTATTGGGGCGGATGCTCAATTACTTACTTGTCCCACTTTACACCTCTGTTTTTGTTCCTTCAGAATATGGCATAGTTACTGAATTATATGCCTATGTAGCTTTTTTGAATATCCTCTATATCTACGGGCTGGAGACTGCTTATTTTCGATTTTCGACAAAGGAAAAGGGAAATCATTACTTCAATTTAGCTTTTAGTAGCATCTTAATTTCATCATTGCTCTTTTCTGGAAGTATTTGGGTTTTCTCAGGGACTATTGCTGCTCTTTTAGAGTATCCCGATAAAGCCTATCTTATCCAATGGTTAGGGATGATTCTAGCTATTGATGCAATTGTCGCTATTCCTTTTGCAAGATTGAGACAAGCAGGAAAAGCGAGTCGTTTTGCGATTTTCAAGCTGACTAATATTTGCGTCAATATTTTTTTGAATGTCTTTTTTATCATAATCTGTCCACAGATTCTTGCGGCTGACCTGAACAGTACAGTGAGAAACATATACAACCCTGAATTAGGAGTTGGGTATGTGTTTCTATCTAATCTTATCGCCAACGCTTTGTATTTGCTATTTTTTATTCCGGATTGGCTAAAAATTAAACTTTCATTTAATTCAAAAGAATGGAAAAGCATGATGAAATATGCTTGGCCTGTATTGATTATTGGTTTTGCTGGTGTAATCAACGAAATGCTCAGCAGAGCTATATTAAAATATAGACTTCCATCAGAGTTTTACGAAGGCTATTCAAACCTAGAAATTTTAGGAATATTTGGAGCTTGTTATAAGCTATCTGTCTTCATGGCACTTGCTGTTCAGGCATTTCGCTATTCTTTTGAGCCATTCTTCTTTACTCAAGCGAAAGAGAAAAACTCTCCACAAGTATTTAGTCAAGTAATGACCTATTTTGTTTTATTTGGAGCATTTTCCTGGTTGGTTCTCTGCACATTCATGCCATACTATGCTCCGCTATTTCTAAGGCAAGAAAGCTACCTGATGGCTTTGGATGCAGTGCCATGGTTGCTAGGGGGTGGATTGTTTCTTGGCATATTCTACAATCTGTCACTTTGGTATAAGCTGACAGATAAAACACTTTATGGAGCTTATATTGGAATGATTGGAGCTTTTACGACCTTTATACTTAACTGGCTCTTAATTCCAATTATTGGGTATCTAGGTAGTGCAATAGCAACTTTTGCATCTTACCTTTTAATGGTGATAGTGTCATACACTTGGGGTATGAAACATTACCCAATTCCTTATCAGACAATTAAGGTCGTTGGGTACATTATTTTAGCTGGATTGGGAATAGTCATCGATCAATTCACACAAAAATCAATTTGGAAGTCCGTTCTCATCGTCTTAATCTTTCTAACTTTGTCAATCATACTAGAAAGAAAATCTTTCACGAGACTCAGAAATAGCTAA
- a CDS encoding sugar phosphate nucleotidyltransferase, translating into MNLIIPMAGKGKRLRPHTLTIPKPLIPIAGKPIVQRLVEDIADVTPEQIEKIGFVIGGFDEEIKEKLIAIAKEVGAEAHFYVQETAEGTAHAIACANEILEGKVTVAFSDTLFRADFELNPEDDGIIWTKQIEDPSSFGVVKTNDQGVITDFVEKPKEFISDQAIIGIYYFKQGEDLREEINYLIKNNIRGGGEFQLTMALENLKNKGTNFTIGTVNEWLDCGNKAITVESNSRYLGFIKDQNLISSEAKIENCEIIEPVLIGSGSKILNCTIGPNVSIGMNCKISNSQLSESLIQNDTTLDDIDLTNSMIGNFVNLKGSPKSVSLGDYSEW; encoded by the coding sequence ATGAACCTAATCATTCCAATGGCCGGAAAAGGAAAAAGACTTAGGCCGCACACATTAACTATTCCTAAACCTCTCATTCCTATAGCAGGTAAGCCAATAGTACAGCGATTAGTAGAAGACATTGCTGATGTCACCCCAGAACAAATTGAAAAAATTGGATTTGTTATAGGAGGTTTTGATGAAGAAATTAAGGAAAAGCTTATTGCAATAGCAAAAGAAGTAGGCGCAGAAGCGCATTTTTATGTTCAAGAGACTGCTGAAGGAACGGCTCACGCTATTGCATGCGCAAATGAAATTTTAGAAGGAAAAGTCACAGTGGCATTTTCTGACACCCTTTTCAGAGCCGATTTTGAGTTAAATCCAGAGGATGATGGAATTATTTGGACAAAGCAAATTGAGGACCCTAGTTCTTTTGGAGTAGTGAAAACAAATGATCAAGGTGTAATTACCGATTTTGTAGAGAAGCCAAAAGAATTCATTTCTGATCAAGCAATTATAGGAATATATTATTTCAAACAAGGAGAAGATTTAAGAGAGGAGATCAATTATCTAATCAAAAATAATATTCGAGGTGGGGGTGAATTTCAATTGACAATGGCCCTAGAAAACTTGAAAAATAAAGGGACTAACTTCACTATTGGTACGGTAAATGAGTGGTTAGATTGTGGAAACAAAGCAATTACAGTAGAGTCTAATTCTAGATATTTAGGTTTTATAAAGGATCAGAATTTAATCTCATCAGAAGCGAAGATTGAAAATTGTGAAATCATCGAGCCAGTCCTTATTGGTTCGGGGAGTAAGATTTTGAACTGCACAATTGGACCAAATGTTTCTATAGGAATGAATTGCAAGATTAGCAATTCACAACTCTCTGAGTCGTTGATTCAAAATGATACAACTTTAGATGACATTGATTTAACTAACTCTATGATTGGAAACTTCGTTAATTTGAAAGGTTCCCCAAAATCGGTGAGTTTGGGGGACTACAGTGAATGGTAA